AATCGGTTATGAACTCAGTAAGCTTATCGCGGCGGATGGTTACGATCTGATTCTCGTAGCAAGAAACGAAAAAACTTTAAAGAAGGTAAAGAAGGAAATCGAATCGTCAGCTAAGGTAAAAGTGGATACACTTTCCATGGATCTTACGGATCCGAAGGCTTCCAAAAAGATTTTTGACTTCGCGAAAAAATCGAAAGCGGTTGTGGAAATTCTTGTGAACAACGCAGGTTTTGGAACGAGCGGAAGATTTGATCGAATGGATTTGCGGAAAGAACTTCAGATGGTCCAAGTGAACATTGCTTCTTTAGTTGAGTTGACACATCTTTTTTTGCAGGGTATGGTGGAGCGTAAAAATGGGAAAATTTTGAACGTAGCGTCCACTGCGGCGTTTCAACCCGGGCCGAACATGGCGAATTATTATGCGACGAAAGCCTATGTGTTGTCTTTTTCGGAAGCAGTTTACGAAGACGTTTATAAGGACGGAGTAACGGTAACCGCCCTTTGTCCCGGACCTACGAAAACCGAATTTTTCGAAAGAGCGGAGATAACCAAGTCGAAATTTTTGAATAATCCGATTGCTCCGATTATGAACGCGAAAGATGTCGCTGAAATCGGATACGACGCTTTGAAAAGAGGAAAACCGGTCGTAATATCGGGAGCTTTGAACAAAATATTGGCCCAAAGTGTAAGGATCACCCCCCGATTCGTTATCCGTAAGATTGCGAAATTTTTGAATAAAAACGATTGAACAAAGATGCAAGGATCGATTCTAGATTTGGCGGTTCCCTTTTTTCTGGTTTTGATCGGATTGGAGGTTTTTTATTCCCGGGTGGTCGGAAAAAAAGTATATCGGTGGAACGATACGGTTGCCGATTTAAGCACTGGCGTTTTATTTTCTTTGACCGGGATCCTTGTAACGGTCGTTTCCCTTTGGATATATGATAAATTTAGAATATTCTGTTCTTTGCAAGTTCTATTCGGGATTCCGGAAATCCCTTTGGGGTCTCCGTTTTTATTGGAGAATGGAAGTATTCAAATCCGATTTCGAAATTTGACCGGCTGGATTTTCGTATTTTTAATGGTGGATTTCGTTTACTATTGGTTTCACAGGGCTACGCATGAAATTAATTTCCTCTGGGCTTGTCACGTAACGCATCATTCCAGCGAAGAATTCAATCTTGCCGTCGCTTTGCGGCAGTCTAGTTTTCAGAGGGTTTTCGAATATACCTTTAATCTTTTGATTGCATTTTGCGGAGTTCCTTGGCAGGCATTTTTATTGGCTCACGGGATTTTAAAGATCTACCAATTTTGGGTGCATACGAGATTGATCGGAAAGCTCGGATTTTTGGAGGAAATTTTGGTTACTCCGGCGCATCATCGGGTGCATCATGGAAGGGATCCAAAATACATCGATAAGAATCACGGAGGGATTTTGATTTTTTGGGATCGAATTTTCGGTTCTTTTGCGAGAGAGGAAGAAGAACCGATATATGGGCTTACAAAGCCGGTGACTACATTCGATCCCGTGTACACGAATCTTCACGTTTACGAAGAGATTTTTTCTTTGATACAAAAAACGAAGAGTTTCAAGGAGAAAGTTCTTGTTCTTCTCAAACCGCCCGGATGGAGACCGACGAGTCTCGGACCTTCCATTCTCCCCCAAGAAATCGATCGAAGCCGATATGAAAAATTCGATCCGATTGTATCCGACCAAAAGACCGTTTTAGGAGTTTTGGAATTTCTTCTTTGGACCGTTCTTTCCTTGCTGTTGCTGAAATTTTTCAGATCCGGGAATTTGGTTCTTTGGAAAATTATTCCCGTAATCGCATATATCTTTTACGGATTCAAGCATACCGGGTTTGTGTTAGACGGAAGTCCAAGAGGAAGGTTTCGAATCGCTTTTCTTCTTTTGGGGGGAATCGTTCTTTCCTGGATTTTGTTTTTCGTTTGAGCAAAGGTCCAATTTGAAATTATGACCTAAAAATGGTAGGTTGTATCTGTGCGAAAAACGACAATCTCTATATTCCTTTTTTGTGTTTACTTTGTTTCGTATCCGTTGTTTGGGATCGACTTCGCTCGTCTCGATGATTCTCTCTTCGGATTGGAGGATTCTTTTGAATATTTCGAAGACTCTTCCGGAAGTTTGAGTTTTTCCCAGATTAGGTCTTTGGCGGAGGAAGGAAAATTCAATTCCGGTAATATAAGTTCATTAGGATATACGGATTCCGTAATTTGGATTCGGTTGAACGTAGGAAATTCTTCGGATCGGTCGATTCGTTGGATTCTCGAATATCAGTTTCCCGACGTGGATCTTATAGAATATTACGATTTCAAGATGGGGGAGTCTCCCTTTTATAGAGCCGGGGATGGAATTCCATTTGCGCTTCGCCCGGTTCAGTACCGAAATCCGGTCTTTTTTTCCGTAGCTCTTCCTAAAACGAATAAGTTCGTTTTTTTAAGAATCAAGTCGGATTCCAGGATTCAACTTTCTTTCCGTTACTACTCGGCCGACACATTTTACAAAAAAGTAATCTTCGAACAGTTCTTATTCGGACTTTTTTTCGGTTCCATGCTGATACTGGCGTTTTATTATCTTCTTTTGTATTTTTATACAAAGGAAAAAAGTTATTTCTATTTTGCCTCCTATATCTCCGGGTTTTCTTTTTTCCAGTTCGTTTTGGAAGGGTTTGGGTTTCAAGTCCTTTGGCCGGACGCCGTATTTTGGACAAATTCGAGTGTTCCGTTCTTTTTTCTGATTTCTCTTTTTTTAATGTGTTTATTCGTGAGCGTCTATCTGGATCTGAAAAATCGATCCAAGACATCGTTTCGTTTATTTCGATATTCTCAAGTTTTACTTCTGCTTTTTGCTCTGTGTTCTCCGTTTGTTCCGGAACGATTCGGGATTTGGATCGGATTGTCTATGACTCTCGGTTGTATGGTTCTTCTTTTTATCAACGGAATACGAAGTTTCACTCAGGGAAGTGTTTCCTATTTTCTATTTGCCTGGGGAGTTTTATTTTCCGGCATGATTTTGTTTTTATTTCTAGAAAGCGGTTGGTTTAAAAATTTTTCTTTGCGGTTTTGGGTGATAGAAATCTCCTCCTTGCTTCATGTGGTTCTTATGGGGCTCGGTCTTGCCGATCGTGTAAAGATATTATCCAGAACTTTAACTGTGAAAGTCAGAGAGCTTCGTTTTGCAAAACGAGTCGCGGAGCGTTCCGAAAAACGTTTTAAAAATCTTTTTGAGGAATCGGAAGAATTTCTTTTTACGATGGATACGAACGGGAAAATTCGCAATGCGAATAAAGCCATCGGAAGGCTTTTGGGATTTGATCCGGAAGAAGTGATAGGTTGGGATTTTTTGGACCTGATCTTTGTGTCTGGAGTCAAAAACGCTTCTTATGCCAAAATTTTAGCTCGAGATAAAATCGAAGAGCTTTTGACGACGGGAAAAAGTTCGGAATTCACCGCGGAATTCAGGCAGAAATTCGTTTTGGAGCCGCGTCAGATTCGGGTTCGACTTCAGCTTTTGGATCTCGGAAGTGAGAAGTGTATTTTAGGAAAAGCTTATGAACTAAACGAGGACGTTTTTGCTAGATTCATCGTAAGCGAATCCATGCATTTCACCTTAAATAATTATCTTAGGAACGCAGATCTTTTGAGTCGTTTTTTGACAG
The nucleotide sequence above comes from Leptospira weilii. Encoded proteins:
- a CDS encoding SDR family NAD(P)-dependent oxidoreductase — translated: MVKTAIITGGTVGIGYELSKLIAADGYDLILVARNEKTLKKVKKEIESSAKVKVDTLSMDLTDPKASKKIFDFAKKSKAVVEILVNNAGFGTSGRFDRMDLRKELQMVQVNIASLVELTHLFLQGMVERKNGKILNVASTAAFQPGPNMANYYATKAYVLSFSEAVYEDVYKDGVTVTALCPGPTKTEFFERAEITKSKFLNNPIAPIMNAKDVAEIGYDALKRGKPVVISGALNKILAQSVRITPRFVIRKIAKFLNKND
- a CDS encoding sterol desaturase family protein; this translates as MQGSILDLAVPFFLVLIGLEVFYSRVVGKKVYRWNDTVADLSTGVLFSLTGILVTVVSLWIYDKFRIFCSLQVLFGIPEIPLGSPFLLENGSIQIRFRNLTGWIFVFLMVDFVYYWFHRATHEINFLWACHVTHHSSEEFNLAVALRQSSFQRVFEYTFNLLIAFCGVPWQAFLLAHGILKIYQFWVHTRLIGKLGFLEEILVTPAHHRVHHGRDPKYIDKNHGGILIFWDRIFGSFAREEEEPIYGLTKPVTTFDPVYTNLHVYEEIFSLIQKTKSFKEKVLVLLKPPGWRPTSLGPSILPQEIDRSRYEKFDPIVSDQKTVLGVLEFLLWTVLSLLLLKFFRSGNLVLWKIIPVIAYIFYGFKHTGFVLDGSPRGRFRIAFLLLGGIVLSWILFFV
- a CDS encoding 7TM diverse intracellular signaling domain-containing protein, which translates into the protein MRKTTISIFLFCVYFVSYPLFGIDFARLDDSLFGLEDSFEYFEDSSGSLSFSQIRSLAEEGKFNSGNISSLGYTDSVIWIRLNVGNSSDRSIRWILEYQFPDVDLIEYYDFKMGESPFYRAGDGIPFALRPVQYRNPVFFSVALPKTNKFVFLRIKSDSRIQLSFRYYSADTFYKKVIFEQFLFGLFFGSMLILAFYYLLLYFYTKEKSYFYFASYISGFSFFQFVLEGFGFQVLWPDAVFWTNSSVPFFFLISLFLMCLFVSVYLDLKNRSKTSFRLFRYSQVLLLLFALCSPFVPERFGIWIGLSMTLGCMVLLFINGIRSFTQGSVSYFLFAWGVLFSGMILFLFLESGWFKNFSLRFWVIEISSLLHVVLMGLGLADRVKILSRTLTVKVRELRFAKRVAERSEKRFKNLFEESEEFLFTMDTNGKIRNANKAIGRLLGFDPEEVIGWDFLDLIFVSGVKNASYAKILARDKIEELLTTGKSSEFTAEFRQKFVLEPRQIRVRLQLLDLGSEKCILGKAYELNEDVFARFIVSESMHFTLNNYLRNADLLSRFLTVNLARFVGTEVVIAIRTCIREIIINSIEHGNLAISFDEKTEALDEGRYLELIQGRQKEPFYNRRTVKVSYSLNARRIGFLIGDEGEGFDYRKILNLDIEKLNETSLTHGRGILMTRSVFDIVRFNEKGNRVLLIKYLKKPLRYKREKTSFNV